A single region of the Terriglobales bacterium genome encodes:
- a CDS encoding MBL fold metallo-hydrolase, which produces MRLQIAVLCVLVLAVGISEAQSAPQASVVMQGILLGTGFPAPDPERAGPANAVLVGEKVFIVDTGRGVTMRLAALQRRPSRIDAVFLTHLHSDHTADLPDLFTTTWIMGRSRPLELYGPKGVAELADGMKQFLAEDIHIRRDLTEMLPGAGAEISTHVIQPGVVYDDGEVKIIAFTVDHAPVIPAFGYRFESHGRVIVFSGDYHPHEDTVRAVKGADVLVSEAYLPEYFDRVRKPESAERLKRYHCTPEQAGELASKAGVKKILFTHIIPPEGAGEIVRRAKKVFDGEVVAGKDLMRF; this is translated from the coding sequence ATGCGATTACAGATTGCTGTTCTTTGTGTGCTCGTACTTGCGGTTGGCATAAGCGAGGCGCAATCAGCGCCCCAAGCCTCGGTGGTGATGCAGGGGATACTGCTGGGGACGGGATTCCCGGCGCCTGATCCCGAACGCGCGGGACCCGCCAATGCGGTGCTTGTGGGTGAGAAGGTGTTCATTGTAGATACCGGGCGGGGAGTCACCATGCGTTTGGCGGCGCTGCAGAGGCGACCGTCGCGTATCGACGCCGTCTTTCTCACGCACCTGCATTCTGATCACACGGCGGACTTGCCCGACCTGTTCACCACCACATGGATCATGGGCCGCAGCAGGCCACTCGAACTTTACGGTCCAAAAGGTGTCGCGGAGCTCGCCGACGGCATGAAGCAATTCTTGGCCGAGGACATCCACATCCGCCGCGACTTGACTGAGATGCTTCCCGGCGCTGGGGCTGAGATCAGCACGCACGTCATCCAACCGGGTGTTGTGTACGACGATGGCGAGGTGAAGATCATTGCTTTCACGGTCGATCATGCGCCGGTAATCCCGGCGTTCGGCTACCGGTTCGAATCGCATGGGCGCGTGATCGTTTTCAGCGGCGATTACCACCCGCACGAGGACACGGTGCGCGCGGTGAAGGGCGCGGACGTGCTGGTGAGTGAGGCCTATCTTCCGGAGTACTTTGACCGGGTGCGAAAGCCGGAGTCAGCGGAGCGGCTGAAACGGTATCACTGCACGCCGGAGCAGGCGGGAGAACTGGCCTCCAAAGCCGGCGTTAAGAAGATTCTATTCACGCACATCATTCCTCCCGAAGGCGCGGGCGAGATCGTCCGACGAGCGAAGAAGGTCTTCGACGGCGAAGTCGTCGCCGGCAAGGATCTTATGAGGTTCTGA